Proteins from one bacterium genomic window:
- a CDS encoding DUF6772 family protein produces MTTPRFESGPFPVGADAVLSRFSPLSRILFFDDFDRGLNGWTALIGNYEGTLDSMLPEYRDLRPPMLSNLSMWDTGTVGALDGTYAMKLATRPKASSLAVAVKRLTWRYAGPIQMEVFFTYKPEAVALELLDTGVRAFGFAIDIQMGDRATGPVERVMPHLRYLNALDGRPVERWQFKRAIEPLRGIGGSGKTRSHFHLAASGWEDVPGGAQRLCYNEIATKHNWYYVQIGFDLASMSFTRFRCNDRVFDPSGIAPMRFPAMPNLWCMLNPLMWVEADAETRAFLYVDSVVVSAELDA; encoded by the coding sequence ATGACCACACCACGGTTCGAGAGCGGACCGTTCCCCGTGGGGGCGGATGCCGTCCTCAGCCGCTTCAGTCCGCTGTCGCGCATCTTGTTTTTCGACGACTTCGACCGCGGCCTGAACGGGTGGACGGCCTTGATCGGAAACTATGAGGGCACACTCGACAGCATGCTCCCCGAGTACCGCGACCTGCGTCCGCCCATGCTCAGCAACCTCTCGATGTGGGACACAGGCACGGTAGGGGCGCTGGACGGGACCTACGCGATGAAGCTGGCGACCCGGCCAAAGGCGTCGAGCCTCGCGGTGGCGGTCAAGCGTCTCACGTGGCGGTACGCGGGGCCGATCCAGATGGAGGTGTTCTTTACCTACAAACCGGAAGCGGTGGCGCTGGAACTGTTGGACACCGGCGTTCGGGCGTTTGGGTTCGCGATCGATATCCAGATGGGGGATCGCGCCACCGGCCCGGTCGAGCGTGTGATGCCGCACCTTCGCTACCTGAACGCGCTCGACGGCCGGCCGGTCGAGCGGTGGCAGTTCAAGCGAGCGATCGAGCCGCTGCGCGGCATCGGCGGCAGCGGCAAGACGCGGTCCCATTTTCACCTGGCGGCCTCGGGCTGGGAGGATGTCCCAGGAGGCGCGCAGCGCCTGTGCTACAACGAGATCGCCACGAAGCACAACTGGTATTATGTGCAGATCGGGTTCGATCTGGCGTCGATGTCGTTCACGCGGTTTCGGTGCAACGACCGGGTGTTTGATCCGTCGGGGATCGCTCCGATGCGATTCCCGGCGATGCCGAACCTCTGGTGCATGCTCAATCCGCTGATGTGGGTGGAGGCGGACGCCGAGACGCGGGCGTTCTTGTACGTTGATTCCGTGGTCGTCTCCGCGGAGCTCGATGCATGA